The following coding sequences lie in one Haematobia irritans isolate KBUSLIRL chromosome 3, ASM5000362v1, whole genome shotgun sequence genomic window:
- the Shal gene encoding potassium voltage-gated channel protein Shal isoform X3, translating to MASVAAWLPFARAAAIGWVPIATNPLPPAPIPKDRRKTDDEKLLINVSGRRFETWRNTLEKYPDTLLGSNEREFFYDEDCKEYFFDRDPDIFRHILNYYRTGKLHYPKHECLTSYDEELAFFGIMPDVIGDCCYEDYRDRKRENAERLMDDKLSENGDQNLPQLTDIRQKMWRAFENPHTSTAALVFYYVTGFFIAVSVMANVVETVPCGHRPGRAGTLPCGERYKIVFFCLDTACVMIFTAEYLLRLFAAPDRCKFVRSVMSIIDVVAIMPYYIGLGITDNDDVSGAFVTLRVFRVFRIFKFSRHSQGLRILGYTLKSCASELGFLVFSLAMAIIIFATVMFYAEKNVHGTNFTSIPAAFWYTIVTMTTLGYGDMVPETIAGKIVGGVCSLSGVLVIALPVPVIVSNFSRIYHQNQRADKRKAQRKARLARIRIAKASSGAAFVNKKKAAEARWAAQESGIELDDNYRDEDIFELQHHHLLRCLEKTTM from the exons ATGGCCTCGGTCGCCGCTTGGCTGCCATTTGCACGGGCGGCGGCCATTGGTTGGGTGCCCATTGCCACCAACCCTTTGCCACCAGCTCCCATACCCAAAGATCGTCGCAAAACTGACGACGAAAAGCTCCTCATCAATGTTTCTGGTCGCCGCTTTGAGACTTGGCGCAACACCCTTGAAAAATATCCCGACACTTTGTTGGGCTCGAACGAACGTGAATTCTTCTACGATGAGGATTGCAAAGAGTATTTCTTTGATCGAGATCCCGATATATTTCGCCACATCCTTAATTACTATCGTACCGGAAAGCTACATTATCCCAAACACGAATGTCTTACCAGCTATGATGAGGAGTTGGCTTTCTTTGGCATTATGCCCGATGTTATAGGCGATTGTTGTTATGAAGACTATCGCGATCGCAAGAGAGAAAACGCCGAAAGGCTTATGGATGATAAACTGTCGGAGAATGGGGATCAGAACCTGCCGCAATTGACAGATATACGCCAGAAAATGTGGCGGGCCTTTGAGAATCCACACACCTCCACGGCGGCCCTGGTGTTCTACTATGTCACCGGTTTCTTTATTGCTGTCTCCGTGATGGCCAATGTGGTGGAAACGGTGCCTTGCGGCCATCGTCCCGGACGAGCTGGTACACTGCCCTGTGGCGAACgctacaaaattgttttcttctgCTTGGACACAGCCTGCGTTATGATATTTACCGCCGAATATCTGTTGCGTCTATTTGCCGCTCCCGATAGATGTAAATTTGTGCGCAGTGTCATGAGTATCATTGATGTGGTGGCCATTATGCCCTACTACATTGGTTTGGGCATTACAGACAACGATGATGTGAGCGGTGCATTTGTAACGTTGCGCGTCTTCCGCGTATTTCGTATCTTTAAGTTTTCACGTCACTCGCAAGGTTTGCGAATTTTGGGTTACACACTCAAATCTTGCGCTTCCGAATTGGGTTTCCTGGTATTCTCTTTGGCCATGGCCATTATTATATTTGCCACAGTAATGTTCTATGCTGAGAAGAATGTGCATGGAACAAATTTCACCTCAATTCCGGCGGCATTTTGGTATACCATTGTCACAATGACAACATTGGG TTATGGTGATATGGTACCGGAAACAATAGCTGGCAAAATTGTGGGAGGTGTTTGCTCGCTGAGTGGTGTACTTGTGATCGCCTTACCCGTACCTGTTATTGTATCTAACTTTAGTAGAATCTATCATCAAAATCAACGAGCTGATAAACGAAAAGCGCAAAGG AAAGCCCGCTTGGCGAGGATTCGCATTGCCAAGGCTTCATCAGGCGCTGCATTTGTTAACAAAAAGAAGGCTGCTGAAGCCCGTTGGGCTGCCCAAGAATCTGGAATTGAACTGGATGATAATTATCGCGATGAGGACATCTTCGAGTTACAGCATCATCATTTACTAAGATGTTTGGAGAAGACAACG ATGTAG